The proteins below are encoded in one region of Desulfonatronum thioautotrophicum:
- a CDS encoding efflux RND transporter permease subunit: protein MNLAAFCIQNNRTSLVILVLLAFLGVTTYLNIPRLEDPEFTVRTALVITPFPGASPQRVEELVTDKLEERIREIAEVDYITSQSMSGVSIIQVNIQQRFKDLDPIWQNLRNKVADAAPNLPEGVPPPLVNDEFGDVFGILIALTGDGFTYREMKDKAETVRDQLLRLEDVAKVGIHGIQEERIFVEFSNARLAEFGFSPAQVVQLLHSQNAIQPSGVALVGSERVVIEPTGEFTSLDDLASTTFRLPGRSESIALRDFATITRDYQDPPGPMARFDGERAMILAVSMAQGGKITDLGDRVEERLESLRAGLPVGLDLNILLFQPDFVRTAIDDFMINLALAFVFVVGAMFVFTGLRTGIVAGLVIPMSILTCIALMPLFGVDLQRVSIASFIIALGLLVANGVVVSENILVRLNRGEDRLGAATQAVRELWFPLLTASLTTIFAFMPIPMAQSETGEYTMSLFIVVSLTLLLSWIFSLTMVPLLSFYFQKPRKAEKQTGTDQFPGFWYRKFREMLLFCLRRQLAFVVFALLLTVGGTAAFRLVPTMFFPPNDREMFTIEFWQPFGTDIQVTAERLHELEKHLLRQEGVLSLGAFIGSGGPRWYLSLNPEQNNPNYAFVIVNTRSLDDVSPLIQTARAFLDDRFPDTRHTVRRLELGPPVGAPIQIRISGPEIDDLYRLRDAAIQAIAPIDGISSIHDDWGEWTKKMVVEVNQEQVKRIGLSTQDIALSLQTQISGLTATQFREGDNLVPVVVRAQESFRKDLGNIEGLNVYGFHNGYSVPLLQVATTRLTWQPSDIRRRDQARTMTVKVEISGRFAADVLDEVQAAMMDVQRSETWLEAYSVEYGGEVEESAKANASVMAGVPLAMGLLVLVLIVQFNSIRRFLIILLTIPPMMVGISAGLLLTREPFGFMAMLGMISLVGIIVNNAILILDRMEIERSEGKPEQELVVNAVQERLRAIFLTAATTIMGLVPLALLGGDMWRPMANVLIFGLAFSSLFTLILCPVLYAMFFRIRFPRESQETTTAST from the coding sequence ATGAATCTTGCCGCCTTTTGCATCCAGAACAACCGCACGTCCCTGGTGATCCTCGTCCTGCTGGCTTTTCTCGGCGTGACCACCTACCTGAACATCCCCCGCCTGGAGGATCCGGAATTCACCGTGCGCACGGCCCTGGTGATCACCCCCTTTCCTGGAGCATCGCCCCAGCGGGTGGAGGAGCTGGTCACTGACAAGCTGGAGGAACGCATCCGGGAAATTGCCGAGGTGGACTACATCACCTCACAATCCATGTCCGGGGTGTCCATCATTCAGGTGAACATCCAGCAACGATTCAAGGATCTGGATCCGATCTGGCAGAATCTGCGCAACAAGGTGGCTGATGCCGCGCCGAATCTGCCGGAGGGCGTCCCTCCGCCCCTGGTCAATGATGAATTTGGCGATGTTTTCGGCATCCTGATTGCCCTGACCGGCGACGGGTTCACCTACCGGGAAATGAAGGACAAGGCGGAAACCGTTCGGGATCAGCTCTTACGCCTGGAGGATGTGGCCAAGGTGGGCATCCACGGCATCCAGGAAGAACGCATTTTCGTGGAGTTTTCCAATGCCAGGCTGGCCGAATTCGGTTTCAGTCCGGCCCAGGTGGTCCAGCTGTTGCATTCCCAGAATGCCATCCAGCCCAGCGGCGTGGCCCTGGTCGGCTCGGAGCGTGTCGTCATCGAACCCACCGGGGAATTCACCTCCCTGGACGACCTGGCTTCCACCACCTTCCGCCTGCCGGGCCGCTCTGAAAGCATTGCCTTGCGGGATTTCGCCACCATCACCCGGGACTACCAGGACCCTCCAGGTCCCATGGCCCGGTTTGACGGCGAGCGGGCCATGATACTGGCCGTGAGCATGGCCCAGGGCGGCAAGATCACGGACCTGGGAGACCGGGTTGAGGAGCGCCTGGAGTCGTTGCGGGCCGGCCTGCCCGTCGGTCTGGACCTGAACATCCTGCTTTTTCAACCCGACTTCGTACGTACGGCCATTGACGATTTCATGATCAATCTGGCGTTGGCCTTTGTCTTTGTTGTCGGGGCCATGTTCGTGTTCACCGGTCTGCGGACCGGCATCGTGGCTGGACTGGTCATCCCCATGTCCATCCTGACCTGTATCGCCCTGATGCCCCTGTTCGGCGTGGATTTGCAGCGGGTGTCCATTGCCTCGTTCATCATCGCGTTAGGACTGCTGGTGGCCAACGGCGTGGTGGTCAGTGAAAATATCCTGGTGCGCCTGAACCGGGGGGAGGATCGCCTGGGCGCGGCTACCCAGGCGGTGCGGGAACTCTGGTTTCCGCTGCTGACCGCATCCCTGACCACCATCTTTGCCTTCATGCCCATTCCCATGGCCCAATCCGAGACCGGGGAATACACCATGTCTTTGTTCATCGTGGTCAGCCTGACATTGCTGCTGTCCTGGATCTTTTCCCTGACCATGGTTCCCTTGCTCAGCTTCTACTTTCAAAAACCGCGCAAAGCGGAAAAGCAAACGGGAACTGACCAGTTCCCCGGTTTCTGGTATCGAAAATTCCGGGAAATGTTGCTCTTTTGTCTCCGACGTCAGCTCGCCTTTGTGGTTTTTGCCCTGCTGCTGACCGTTGGCGGAACCGCGGCATTCCGCCTGGTGCCGACCATGTTTTTTCCTCCCAATGACCGGGAAATGTTCACCATTGAATTCTGGCAGCCCTTTGGTACGGATATTCAGGTGACAGCTGAGCGGCTGCATGAGCTGGAGAAACACCTGCTTCGTCAGGAAGGGGTGCTCTCCCTGGGAGCATTTATCGGCTCGGGTGGGCCGCGCTGGTACCTCTCCCTGAATCCGGAACAGAATAATCCCAATTATGCGTTTGTGATCGTGAATACCCGATCTCTGGATGACGTCAGCCCCCTGATCCAGACTGCCAGGGCCTTTCTGGACGACCGTTTTCCGGACACCAGGCATACGGTGCGTCGTCTGGAGCTGGGCCCCCCTGTCGGGGCACCGATCCAGATCCGCATTTCCGGCCCGGAAATCGATGACCTGTATCGTCTTCGCGACGCCGCGATCCAGGCCATTGCTCCCATTGACGGGATCAGTTCAATTCATGACGATTGGGGAGAGTGGACCAAGAAGATGGTCGTGGAAGTCAACCAGGAACAGGTCAAGCGCATTGGTTTGTCCACCCAGGACATCGCCCTGTCCCTGCAGACGCAAATCTCCGGACTTACCGCCACCCAGTTCCGGGAAGGCGATAACCTCGTACCGGTGGTGGTGCGGGCCCAGGAGAGCTTTCGCAAGGACCTGGGCAACATCGAAGGATTGAACGTTTATGGTTTTCACAATGGGTACAGTGTGCCCTTGCTGCAGGTGGCCACGACCCGCCTGACCTGGCAGCCCAGCGATATTCGGCGCAGGGATCAGGCCCGGACCATGACCGTAAAGGTGGAAATATCCGGACGCTTTGCCGCGGATGTGCTCGACGAGGTCCAGGCGGCGATGATGGACGTGCAGCGCTCAGAGACATGGTTGGAAGCATATTCCGTGGAATACGGCGGAGAGGTGGAGGAAAGCGCCAAGGCCAACGCCTCGGTCATGGCCGGTGTGCCCCTGGCCATGGGACTGCTGGTCCTGGTGCTCATTGTCCAATTCAATTCCATCCGTCGCTTCCTGATCATCCTGCTGACCATCCCGCCGATGATGGTCGGCATCAGCGCTGGCCTGCTGCTCACCAGGGAACCTTTTGGATTCATGGCCATGCTGGGCATGATCAGTCTCGTGGGCATCATCGTGAACAACGCCATTTTGATTCTGGATCGGATGGAAATTGAACGATCCGAGGGCAAGCCCGAGCAGGAACTGGTGGTCAATGCCGTGCAGGAACGGCTTCGGGCCATCTTCCTGACCGCGGCCACCACGATCATGGGTCTGGTCCCCTTGGCCCTGCTGGGCGGTGACATGTGGCGTCCCATGGCCAATGTCCTGATTTTCGGCCTCGCCTTTTCCTCCCTGTTCACGCTGATCCTTTGTCCGGTGCTCTACGCCATGTTTTTCCGAATCCGCTTTCCGCGGGAATCCCAGGAAACCACAACTGCTTCGACCTGA